In Campylobacter massiliensis, the DNA window ACGTCGAGGTCTATACGGCTGCGATCGACGAGCGACTAAACGAGAAAAACTACATCGTGCCGGGTCTTGGCGACGCGGGCGATAGGGTGTTTAATACGCTTTAAATTTGACAAACCGGGACGGCACATTTAGCTTGCTCCAAATTTGACCGAATTTGACTGCGATCTATGCGGTTGGATTCGGCTTTTGCCGAGTCAAATTTGACGCAAAATTACTCTCATCTTTACGGCGCGAAATCATCAAATTTGGATTTTGTCCGTACAAATTTGACGGCAAATTTAACCCCGAAGCAAGCACTTCAAATTTATTCCAAAAGGTCTTTTTTGAACAAACAACTACTTAGAAACGTCATCTTGCCGCTGGCTGTTTTGTTACTCGCGGCGCTGTTTAAATTTATTATCCCAGATAGCAGCTCAACCGCCCCGAAACAAAATCAGCCGCAAAGCGAATTTATAGGCGGCAGCGCAGAGAAAAATGTAGCCACCACGCCTTCCGCAAACGTCGTAAAGGACGGCACTTACACCTCAAAAGACGAGGTTGCGGCGTATATTTATAAATTCGGCGGGTTGCCGCGAAATTTCATCACCAAAAAAGATGCGATCGCGCTCGGATGGGACGCTAAAAGCGGCAATCTATGGCAAGTCACTGACAAAAAAAGTATCGGCGGCGACCGCTTTTCAAATAGAGAAAAAAGGTTACCCGAAGCTAGCGGGCGCAAGTGGTTTGAGTGCGATATCGGATACCGTGGAGGACGACGCGGAGCCGAGCGTATCGTGTTTTCTAGCGACGGGCTGATCTACTACACGCCCGATCATTATGAGAACTTTTATCTACTTTTTGAGCGGAGGCGGCAGTGAAAATCATAACTCTAAACGGCGCGAAAATGCGCGAGAAAACGGCGGCCTTTGAGTATCTGGCGCGAAAATTCGGCCTAGGCCCCGAGATAAAAAACCTCGACGCGCTTTACGACGCGCTCGGCGAGATAAACGAACCTACGCAAATCAAACTAAAAAATCACTCCTCTCTTGCCGCGCTAGGGGGTTATGCAGACGATCTGATCGCCGTTTTTACCGACCTTACGGAGGAAAACGAGCGGGTCAAATTTGAGATTTTGTCTTGAGTTTTTGCCTTTCGTGCGGTAAATTTTAGGTCAAATTTGCGGGTTTAGGCGCCGCAGCT includes these proteins:
- a CDS encoding ribonuclease domain-containing protein, coding for MNKQLLRNVILPLAVLLLAALFKFIIPDSSSTAPKQNQPQSEFIGGSAEKNVATTPSANVVKDGTYTSKDEVAAYIYKFGGLPRNFITKKDAIALGWDAKSGNLWQVTDKKSIGGDRFSNREKRLPEASGRKWFECDIGYRGGRRGAERIVFSSDGLIYYTPDHYENFYLLFERRRQ
- a CDS encoding barstar family protein, with the translated sequence MKIITLNGAKMREKTAAFEYLARKFGLGPEIKNLDALYDALGEINEPTQIKLKNHSSLAALGGYADDLIAVFTDLTEENERVKFEILS